From one Drosophila subpulchrella strain 33 F10 #4 breed RU33 chromosome 3L, RU_Dsub_v1.1 Primary Assembly, whole genome shotgun sequence genomic stretch:
- the LOC119553189 gene encoding sodium-dependent phosphate transporter 2, which translates to MESYAPELLWMVVIGFLIAFVLAFGIGANDVANSFGTSVGSGVLTIRQACVLATICEISGAVLIGYKVSDTMRKGILEVGLYEGSEEVLMLGCVAALASSAVWLLVATFLKLPISGTHSIVGSTIGFSLVARGVQGLKWSTLGTIVGSWFISPVMSGVVSILLFLAIRRFILRAQEPLKAGFRSLPIFYGVTFFINVISVVLDGPKLLYMDNIPTWIALTASFGLSLLVALLTQLVIVPLQRRKIAKRLRAENPVKFNFEDSVESSPSGSPKKQRRPLSLVSEGKPLPAIAEITELVSLSDNSPRTFKLAPFGLAAKNNNAPGEEYKIDPQLIKKAEDLLGKASLDNTDLTITSLNFIDEQQQQQQQQQQNGRKLQECFKRMQSPKEEQKHKASPIGTDLDTGATKAINNNLQVVESAGSLDLMISSTLSPNSSKVPLIESKEALNEQEEELKRAAAGGRRTSGPEETQEISMLFSFLQILTATFGSFAHGGNDVSNAIGPLIALYMIYREGSVMQRAESPIYILIYGGIGISVGLWLWGRRVIETIGNDLTKITSSTGFTIEVGAAITVLLASKIGLPISTTHCKVGSVVFVGHVSASGRKKSLPRDQEHQAGVDKDAPSNVAPTMDGSVDWHLFRNIAYAWIVTVPVTALLSAGMMYVLCAIAVDDMGGV; encoded by the exons ATGGAGAGCTATGCGCCGGAATTACTATGGATGGTGGTCATCGGGTTCCTGATCGCCTTTGTCCTGGCTTTTGGGATCGGTGCCAACGACGTGGCCAACTCCTTTGGCACCAGCGTGGGCTCTGGAGTTCTGACCATCCGGCAGGCATGCGTTCTGGCCACCATCTGCGAAATATCGGGTGCCGTTTTGATTG GCTATAAGGTCTCGGACACCATGCGCAAGGGAATCCTGGAAGTTGGTCTGTACGAGGGCTCCGAGGAAGTTCTGATGCTGGGCTGCGTGGCTGCTTTGGCCAGTAGTGCCGTGTGGCTGCTGGTGGCCACTTTCTTGAAGCTGCCGATATCGGGAACACACAGCATTGTGGGCTCCACCATTGGATTTTCCCTGGTGGCCCGTGGCGTTCAGGGCCTCAAGTGGTCCACCCTAGGCACCATCGTGGGATCGTGGTTCATCTCGCCCGTGATGAGCGGCGTTGTGAGCATTCTGCTCTTCCTGGCCATTCGCCGCTTCATCCTTCGCGCCCAGGAGCCGCTCAAGGCGGGATTCCGGTCGCTGCCGATCTTCTATGGCGTGACGTTCTTCATCAATGTGATCAGCGTGGTGCTGGACGGTCCCAAGCTGCTCTACATGGACAACATCCCCACGTGGATAGCCCTGACCGCCAGTTTTGGTCTGTCTTTGCTGGTGGCCCTGCTTACGCAGTTGGTTATAGTTCCTCTGCAGCGGCGAAAGATTGCCAAGCGGCTGCGGGCCGAGAACCCCGTCAAGTTCAACTTCGAGGACTCTGTGG AATCCTCGCCGTCGGGCAGTCCCAAGAAGCAGCGCCGCCCATTGTCGCTGGTCAGCGAAGGAAAACCACTGCCCGCCATCGCGGAAATTACCGAGCTGGTCTCGTTGAGCGACAATTCGCCCAGGACCTTCAAGCTGGCTCCCTTCGGACTGGCGGCCAAGAACAACAACGCGCCCGGCGAGGAGTACAAGATCGATCCGCAGCTGATCAAGAAGGCCGAGGACCTGTTGGGGAAGGCTAGCCTGGACAACACCGATCTGACGATCACCAGCCTGAATTTCATCgacgagcagcagcagcagcaacagcaacagcagcaaaatGGACGCAAGTTGCAGGAGTGCTTCAAGCGGATGCAGTCGCCCAAGGAGGAACAAAAG CACAAGGCGAGCCCCATCGGAACGGATTTGGACACCGGCGCTACCAAGGCCATCAACAACAACCTTCAAGTGGTGGAGAGCGCCGGCAGCCTTGATCTGATGATCAGTTCCACACTGTCGCCCAACTCCAGCAAGGTTCCTCTGATCGAGAGCAAGGAGGCGCTAAATGAACAGGAGGAGGAACTGAAGCGGGCAGCGGCCGGCGGACGAAGAACCAGCGGTCCGGAGGAGACCCAGGAGATTTCCATGCTCTTCTCGTTCCTGCAGATCCTGACAGCCACCTTCGGTAGTTTCGCACACGGCGGCAATGATGTGAGCAACGCCATCGGCCCACTGATTGCACTCTATATGATCTATCGCGAGGGATCGGTCATGCAGCGAGCGGAAAGCCCCATCTATATTCTCATCTACGGCGGCATCGGCATCTCCGTGGGCCTCTGGTTGTGGGGACGACGCGTCATCGAGACCATTGGCAATGACCTCACCAAAATCACTTCATCGAC TGGCTTTACTATTGAAGTCGGAGCTGCCATCACCGTACTGCTGGCCAGCAAAATTGGCTTGCCCATTTCGACCACTCACTGCAAGGTCGGTTCGGTGGTTTTCGTGGGTCATGTGAGTGCATCGGGTCGCAAGAAGAGTCTGCCAAGGGATCAGGAACATCAGGCAGGTGTCGACAAGGATGCTCCCAGCAATGTCGCACCCACGATGGACGGCAGTGTCGATTGGCATCTCTTCCGGAACATTGCCTACGCCTGGATTGTGACAGTGCCGGTTACGGCTCTCCTCAGCGCCGGAATGATGTACGTGCTGTGTGCCATTGCCGTGGACGACATGGGTGGAGTGTAG
- the LOC119555316 gene encoding uncharacterized protein LOC119555316: MSKLDDLLGKKKTVVPVLDLSRSNIQTVEEFKRLLEKVPDYKMRPVKVRAEEIKIREKDYAFKMPKKEMRKLLRANGEREAMYTYADPVPSEMKDVVLMELCAVPIDWKMLTTLRPKNKQEEEYFSRMVEMGKLELKTEARDRREFALNNCVKKIKNKSGIVETRLMTCESCGEEMCCGKTCGDFNYDLYIRVEARVVKPKPAVLSSNKAKLNGRKKSSVGGTKIKVKKSSNKSN, from the exons ATGAGCAAACTAGACGACCTCCTGGGCAAAAAGAAGACGGTGGTCCCCGTTCTGGACCTCAGTCGCAGCAACATCCAGACCGTCGAGGAGTTCAAGCGGCTGCTGGAGAAGGTGCCCGACTACAAGATGCGGCCGGTGAAGGTGCGCGCCGAGGAGATAAAGATCCGGGAGAAGGACTACGCCTTCAAGATGCCCAAGAAGGAGATGCGCAAACTGCTGAGGGCCAACGGGGAACGGGAGGCGATGTACACCTATGCGGATCCCGTGCCCAGTGAAATGAAGGACGTGGTGCTGATGGAACTGTGCGCCGTGCCCATCGACTGGAAGATGCTGACCACCTTGAGGCCCAAGAACAAGCAGGAGGAGGAGTACTTCAGCCGGATGGTCGAGATGGGAAAGCTGGAACTGAAAACGGAGGCCAGGGATCGCAGGGAGTTTGCCCTAAACAACTGTGTCAAGAAGATCAAGAATAAATCGGGCATTGTGGAAACTAGACTGATGACCTGCGAGTCCTGCGGCGAGGAAATGTGTTGTG GCAAGACTTGTGGCGACTTCAACTATGACCTTTACATTCGGGTCGAGGCCAGGGTGGTTAAACCCAAACCGGCCGTATTGTCCTCCAACAAGGCCAAATTAAATGGCCGCAAGAAGTCATCGGTGGGCGGAACCAAAATCAAAGTCAAAAAGTCCTCAAACAAAAGcaactaa
- the LOC119553190 gene encoding integumentary mucin A.1, whose amino-acid sequence MRSQLAIFLGLVALVSIALPATGQATPTAPATPSSPASPTSPTSPTAPTTPTSPTTPTSPATPTSPSSSTTPTTPTSTPTTATTPSASVTQSNTTAPTTAPTTAPTAAAATEASRKKHKNTSRHKNKTKRPAKKHKVVRKRGRRGIGNRKRSRRNERRSQNVNPKRFG is encoded by the coding sequence ATGCGGTCCCAGCTAGCTATCTTTCTTGGCCTCGTGGCCCTCGTTTCGATTGCCTTGCCAGCCACTGGTcaagccacgcccactgctCCGGCCACGCCGTCCTCTCCTGCCTCGCCGACCTCTCCAACCTCTCCAACTGCTCCAACAACTCCAACTTCACCAACCACTCCAACTTctccggccacgcccacttcccCGTCGTCTTCAACAACGCCCACCACCCCAACGTCCACCCCCACCACGGCCACCACGCCGAGCGCCTCGGTAACCCAAAGCAACACCACAGCACCCACCACTGCACCCACCACTGCACCCACCGCCGCAGCTGCCACCGAAGCCTCGAGAAAGAAGCACAAGAATACCAGTCGCCATAAGAATAAAACAAAGAGACCAGCCAAGAAACACAAGGTAGTCCGCAAACGTGGAAGAAGGGGCATAGGTAACAGAAAGCGATCCCGCCGGAATGAAAGGAGATCCCAGAACGTAAATCCTAAAAGATTTGGCTAG